The Lichenihabitans psoromatis genome contains a region encoding:
- the urtD gene encoding urea ABC transporter ATP-binding protein UrtD translates to MNRDALTQSLLYLDDVRVSFDGYKALRGLSLTLERGEMRAIIGPNGAGKTTMMDVITGKTRPDTGEVYFGGDTDLTKLDEAAIAELGIGRKFQKPTVFENHTVETNIVLALKAPRGALATLFGRVPATQDAKIDAILATIRLTDHRRRPAADLSHGQKQWLEIGMLLAQDPKLLLVDEPVAGMTDAETAATADLLREIAKTHSVVVVEHDMAFVRDLGVKVTVLHEGAVLAEGPLDQVSADPRVIEVYLGR, encoded by the coding sequence ATGAACCGGGACGCGCTGACGCAATCGCTGCTCTATCTCGACGACGTGAGGGTCTCGTTCGACGGCTATAAGGCGCTCCGTGGCCTGTCGCTCACGCTCGAGCGGGGCGAGATGCGCGCCATCATCGGGCCGAACGGCGCCGGCAAGACCACGATGATGGACGTCATCACCGGCAAGACGCGGCCCGACACGGGAGAGGTCTATTTCGGTGGCGACACGGATCTGACCAAACTCGACGAGGCCGCCATCGCCGAGCTCGGCATCGGGCGCAAGTTCCAGAAGCCGACCGTATTCGAGAACCACACGGTCGAAACCAACATCGTGCTGGCCCTCAAGGCGCCGCGCGGGGCGCTCGCGACCTTATTCGGCCGGGTGCCGGCCACTCAGGACGCCAAAATCGACGCGATCCTCGCGACCATCCGGCTCACCGATCATCGTCGCCGGCCCGCGGCGGACCTGTCGCATGGGCAGAAGCAATGGCTCGAAATCGGCATGTTGCTGGCGCAGGACCCCAAGCTTCTCCTGGTGGACGAGCCGGTCGCCGGCATGACGGACGCCGAGACGGCCGCGACCGCGGATCTTCTGCGCGAGATCGCCAAGACCCATTCGGTCGTCGTGGTCGAGCACGACATGGCCTTCGTGCGTGACCTCGGCGTCAAGGTGACGGTGCTGCACGAAGGCGCCGTGCTGGCCGAGGGGCCGCTCGATCAGGTGAGCGCCGACCCGCGCGTCATCGAAGTGTATCTGGGGCGGTGA
- the choV gene encoding choline ABC transporter ATP-binding protein, with the protein MTAALTFRNVDIVFGNKPRAALDLLDAGKTRDEIIAATGQVVGVADASLTVESGEICVLMGLSGSGKSTLLRSVNRLNETARGDVIVTHEGRDINVATCDAKTLRDLRSRGVAMVFQQFALLPWRTVRDNVGLGLELRGASKAERDRIVTEKLEMVGLGQWAGKYAHELSGGMQQRVGLARAFATDADILLMDEPFSALDPLIRAKLQDELLDLQAKLKKTILFVSHDLDEAIKLGNRIVIMEGGRIVQAGTAQDIVLRPADGYVAEFVRHMNPLEGLRAASVMTPLADIPRDGAVLEPCSVSKLRLTLHADGTVASVTHGATALPGTIVAAASVNGARQGAAAVTVRGDAPLKQAVALRHAENCPILVLDDADALLGTICEPEIFRALLRV; encoded by the coding sequence ATGACGGCTGCCCTCACGTTCAGGAATGTCGACATCGTCTTCGGCAACAAGCCGAGGGCGGCGCTCGATCTTCTCGACGCCGGCAAGACTCGGGATGAGATTATCGCCGCGACCGGCCAGGTGGTCGGCGTCGCCGATGCGAGCTTGACGGTGGAGAGCGGCGAAATCTGCGTCCTCATGGGCCTGTCGGGCTCGGGCAAGTCGACGTTGCTGCGATCGGTCAATCGGCTCAACGAGACGGCGCGCGGCGACGTGATCGTGACGCATGAGGGGCGCGACATCAATGTCGCGACTTGCGACGCCAAGACCTTGCGTGACCTGCGTTCGCGCGGTGTCGCGATGGTGTTCCAGCAATTCGCCCTGCTGCCCTGGCGCACGGTGCGGGACAATGTCGGGCTCGGGCTCGAGTTGCGCGGTGCCTCAAAGGCCGAGCGCGACCGCATCGTCACCGAAAAACTCGAGATGGTCGGCCTCGGCCAATGGGCCGGCAAATACGCCCATGAACTGTCGGGCGGCATGCAACAGCGTGTCGGGCTCGCCCGCGCCTTCGCGACCGATGCCGATATTCTTCTCATGGACGAGCCCTTTTCGGCGCTCGATCCGCTGATCCGCGCCAAGCTGCAGGATGAATTGCTCGATCTGCAAGCCAAGCTGAAGAAAACCATCCTGTTCGTCAGCCACGATCTCGACGAAGCCATCAAACTCGGCAACCGCATCGTCATCATGGAAGGCGGCCGCATCGTGCAGGCCGGAACCGCGCAGGATATCGTGCTGCGGCCGGCCGATGGCTATGTGGCCGAATTCGTCCGCCACATGAACCCGCTCGAAGGATTGCGGGCCGCCTCGGTCATGACGCCGCTGGCCGATATCCCGCGCGATGGCGCCGTGCTGGAGCCGTGCTCCGTCTCGAAGCTTCGCCTCACGCTGCATGCGGATGGCACAGTCGCTTCGGTCACCCATGGCGCGACCGCCCTGCCCGGCACCATCGTGGCGGCCGCCAGCGTCAACGGCGCGCGGCAGGGTGCGGCCGCCGTCACGGTGCGGGGCGATGCGCCGCTCAAACAAGCCGTCGCGCTCCGCCATGCAGAAAACTGTCCGATCCTCGTGCTAGACGATGCCGACGCCCTGCTGGGCACGATCTGCGAGCCGGAGATTTTCCGCGCCTTGCTGCGCGTGTAG
- the urtC gene encoding urea ABC transporter permease subunit UrtC yields the protein MTHTPILDRRGLIFLAVLIAAAILVPVLALATPAGSALHVPPYVVALLGKYLCYALLALALDLVWGFCGILSLGHGAFFALGGYAMGMYLMRQIGSRGTYANPDLPDFMVFLNWHALPWTWWGFSNFAYAALMVVLVPGILAALFGWFAFRSRVTGVYLSIITQALTYALLLAFFRNDMGFGGNNGLTDFKDILGFNVQSDGTRAGLFAASAIALGLGYILAASVVASKFGKVIVAIRDAESRTRFLGYRVEYYKLIVFTLSAAMAGVAGALYVPQVGIINPSEFAPANSIEAVIWVAVGGRGTLVGAALGAVLVNFGKTYFTGAFPDYWLFGLGALFVLVTLFLPKGILGLIDQASTRWRPSPPAESPVAPEEQLVPEQAR from the coding sequence ATGACCCACACCCCCATCCTGGACCGGCGCGGGCTCATCTTCCTCGCAGTGCTGATCGCCGCCGCCATTCTGGTGCCGGTGCTCGCACTCGCGACGCCCGCTGGATCGGCACTCCATGTGCCGCCCTATGTCGTGGCGCTGCTCGGCAAATATCTTTGCTACGCCCTGCTGGCTCTCGCGCTCGATCTCGTCTGGGGGTTCTGCGGCATCCTCTCGCTCGGGCATGGCGCCTTCTTCGCACTCGGCGGCTATGCGATGGGCATGTATCTGATGCGGCAGATCGGGTCGCGCGGCACCTATGCCAACCCGGATCTGCCGGACTTCATGGTCTTCCTCAATTGGCACGCCCTGCCTTGGACGTGGTGGGGCTTCTCGAACTTCGCCTATGCGGCCCTGATGGTCGTGCTGGTGCCGGGCATCCTGGCGGCCTTATTCGGCTGGTTCGCGTTCCGCTCGCGCGTCACCGGCGTTTATCTTTCAATCATCACCCAGGCCCTGACCTATGCGTTGCTGCTGGCCTTCTTCCGCAACGATATGGGGTTTGGCGGAAACAACGGCCTGACCGACTTCAAGGACATTCTCGGGTTCAACGTCCAGTCAGATGGAACGCGCGCCGGTTTGTTCGCGGCCTCGGCGATCGCACTCGGGCTCGGCTATATTCTGGCGGCATCCGTCGTCGCGTCGAAATTCGGCAAGGTGATCGTGGCGATCCGCGACGCAGAAAGTCGCACACGGTTTCTCGGCTATCGCGTCGAATATTATAAGCTGATCGTCTTCACGCTGTCGGCCGCCATGGCGGGTGTCGCCGGCGCGCTCTACGTGCCGCAGGTCGGCATCATCAACCCGTCCGAATTCGCACCCGCCAATTCGATCGAGGCGGTCATCTGGGTCGCGGTGGGCGGTCGCGGCACGTTGGTCGGGGCGGCGCTCGGGGCCGTTCTGGTGAATTTCGGCAAGACCTATTTCACCGGCGCTTTTCCCGATTATTGGCTGTTCGGCCTCGGTGCCTTGTTCGTGCTCGTGACCCTTTTCCTGCCGAAGGGGATCCTTGGCCTGATCGATCAGGCGTCGACGCGGTGGCGGCCAAGCCCGCCCGCCGAAAGCCCGGTCGCGCCTGAGGAGCAACTGGTGCCGGAGCAAGCGCGATGA
- a CDS encoding urease accessory protein UreF: MPLRLAIWMSPMFPVGGFAYSHGLEWAAESGDLPNAEALLSWLGTVLSQGAPYNDAIVLAEAYRAARDRDKSRLAAVSELGLALATSRERRLETATQGNAFLTQISKSWPCDTLALIDRRSEPDIAYPVAVGLVAAGHDQHLGATIDMFLLGVLSNLVSAAIRLSIVGQTDAQKVMAALLTSLHDVAQRCETAGLDGLGGSAFRSDLAAIRHETQYSRLFRS; the protein is encoded by the coding sequence GTGCCCCTGCGTCTCGCGATCTGGATGTCGCCGATGTTTCCCGTCGGCGGCTTCGCCTATTCGCATGGTCTCGAATGGGCTGCCGAGTCCGGCGATCTGCCCAACGCGGAGGCTCTCCTCTCCTGGCTCGGGACCGTGCTGTCGCAAGGTGCTCCCTACAACGACGCCATCGTTCTTGCCGAAGCCTACCGGGCGGCGCGTGACCGGGATAAGTCCCGGCTCGCCGCCGTGTCGGAGCTTGGTCTTGCCTTGGCGACGAGCCGCGAGCGCCGCCTCGAAACCGCGACCCAGGGCAATGCGTTCTTAACGCAGATCAGCAAATCCTGGCCTTGCGACACCCTGGCCCTGATCGATCGGCGAAGTGAGCCTGACATTGCCTATCCGGTGGCGGTGGGGCTCGTGGCGGCCGGCCACGACCAACATCTCGGCGCGACGATCGACATGTTTCTACTCGGCGTTCTCTCCAATCTGGTCTCCGCCGCGATCCGGCTCAGTATCGTCGGGCAGACCGACGCACAAAAAGTCATGGCGGCCTTGCTGACCAGCCTTCACGATGTGGCGCAGCGTTGCGAGACCGCCGGGCTCGATGGGCTTGGCGGGTCTGCGTTCCGGTCCGATCTCGCGGCCATCCGTCACGAAACCCAATATTCACGGCTGTTCCGGTCATGA
- a CDS encoding urease accessory protein UreE: MQRATSIVRRAAVRPDRVTDRVTLDHERRHCRRIVLTSDGGADFLVDLEKASVLEEGDALKLDGGDLVLVVAAAQALLEIRAENPLRLLRVAWHIGNRHTPAEIMAEAIYLEDDHVLAEMVRGLGASATTVMRPFRPERGAYHGSGGHGHSHTHAGWDEPSDTSGAA; the protein is encoded by the coding sequence ATGCAACGCGCCACATCGATCGTGCGTCGGGCTGCCGTCCGGCCCGACCGCGTTACCGATCGCGTGACGCTCGATCACGAGCGGCGGCATTGCCGTCGCATCGTTCTGACGAGCGACGGCGGTGCGGATTTTCTCGTCGATCTCGAGAAAGCCTCCGTGCTGGAGGAGGGGGACGCCTTGAAGCTCGACGGTGGCGATTTGGTGCTGGTCGTCGCGGCCGCCCAGGCGCTGCTCGAAATCCGCGCCGAAAATCCACTGCGATTGCTGCGCGTCGCTTGGCATATCGGCAATCGGCACACGCCTGCGGAAATCATGGCCGAGGCGATCTACCTCGAGGACGACCACGTGCTGGCCGAGATGGTGCGGGGGCTCGGTGCAAGCGCCACGACCGTCATGCGGCCGTTTCGCCCCGAGCGGGGCGCCTATCACGGAAGCGGCGGTCATGGTCATAGCCATACGCATGCCGGCTGGGACGAGCCGTCCGACACATCCGGCGCCGCGTGA
- a CDS encoding urease subunit beta — protein MRLTPHEKDKLLIAMAAMVARRRLERSVKLNFPEAIALISDFIVEGARDGRSVADLMEAGAHVLRPDQVMDGIAAMLHDVQVEATFPDGTKLVTVHDPIRGAEDQRIPGEIMAAEGDLILNEGRETLTVTVANTGDRPIQVGSHYHFFETNPGLAFERDKTRGMRLDIPAGTAVRFEPGQTREVNLVALAGDRKVYGFRQDVMGAL, from the coding sequence ATGCGACTGACGCCCCACGAGAAAGACAAGCTGCTGATCGCTATGGCCGCCATGGTGGCGCGCCGACGCCTCGAACGTAGCGTCAAGCTCAACTTCCCCGAGGCGATCGCGCTGATCTCGGATTTCATCGTCGAAGGCGCGCGCGACGGGCGCTCGGTTGCCGATTTGATGGAAGCCGGCGCGCATGTTCTGCGGCCCGATCAAGTGATGGACGGGATCGCCGCGATGCTGCACGACGTGCAGGTGGAAGCGACCTTCCCGGATGGCACGAAGCTCGTGACCGTGCATGATCCGATCCGTGGCGCGGAGGACCAGCGTATCCCCGGTGAAATCATGGCGGCGGAGGGCGACCTCATTCTCAACGAGGGTCGCGAGACGCTGACCGTCACGGTCGCCAACACCGGCGACCGGCCCATTCAGGTCGGCTCGCATTATCATTTCTTCGAGACCAACCCCGGCCTCGCTTTCGAGCGGGACAAGACGCGCGGCATGCGGCTCGACATCCCGGCCGGAACGGCGGTGCGGTTCGAGCCCGGCCAGACCCGCGAGGTCAATCTCGTAGCCCTGGCGGGCGATCGCAAAGTCTATGGTTTCCGGCAAGACGTGATGGGCGCGCTCTGA
- the urtE gene encoding urea ABC transporter ATP-binding subunit UrtE has translation MLNVEAIDLYYGAAQALRGVSLAASPGRVTCVLGRNGVGKSSLLRAIVGQQPIRGGRIVWQDQDISKLATYQRARRGIGYVPQGREIFPLLTVRENLMTGFAPVARKLQTIPDEIFELFPVLKTMMGRRGGDLSGGQQQQLAIGRALVTRPKLLVLDEPTEGIQPSIIKDIGRAIDYLRGRGDMAIVLVEQYFEFARDLADDFVVMDRGAVVISGTRDTMVEHEVRARLSV, from the coding sequence ATGCTGAACGTTGAGGCAATCGATCTCTATTACGGCGCGGCCCAAGCTTTGCGCGGCGTTTCGCTCGCGGCGAGCCCCGGCCGCGTCACCTGCGTGCTCGGACGCAACGGGGTCGGCAAATCCTCGTTGTTGCGCGCTATCGTCGGGCAGCAGCCGATCCGTGGCGGCCGCATCGTCTGGCAGGATCAGGATATTTCGAAACTCGCCACCTATCAGCGGGCGCGGCGCGGCATCGGCTATGTGCCGCAGGGCCGCGAGATCTTCCCGCTGCTCACGGTGCGCGAGAATTTGATGACCGGCTTCGCGCCCGTCGCGCGCAAGCTGCAGACCATCCCGGACGAGATTTTCGAGCTGTTTCCGGTCCTGAAGACCATGATGGGACGACGCGGCGGCGACCTGTCTGGCGGTCAGCAGCAGCAACTCGCGATAGGCAGGGCGCTCGTGACGCGGCCGAAACTGCTGGTGCTCGACGAGCCGACGGAGGGGATCCAGCCCTCGATCATCAAGGACATCGGCCGCGCCATCGACTATCTTCGCGGCCGGGGCGACATGGCCATCGTGCTGGTCGAACAATATTTCGAATTTGCGCGTGATCTTGCCGATGATTTCGTGGTCATGGACCGAGGCGCCGTGGTGATCTCCGGCACCAGGGACACGATGGTCGAGCATGAGGTTCGGGCGCGGTTGTCGGTGTGA
- the ureC gene encoding urease subunit alpha, whose translation MAYTISRAAYADMFGPTTGDRMRLADTDLVLEVERDFTTYGDEVKFGGGKVIRDGMGQSQVTNAAGAVDTVITNAVVVDHWGIVKADVGLKNGRIAAIGKAGNPDIQPGVTIVIGPGTEVIAGEGKILTAGGFDAHIHFICPQQVDDALMSGITTLLGGGTGPATGTNATTCTPGPWHMHRMIEAADAFPINIGFAGKGNAALPGGLVEQIEAGACALKLHEDWGTTPAAIDNCLTVADEYDVQVMIHTDTLNESGFVEDTIAAFKGRTIHAFHTEGAGGGHAPDIIKVAGLPNVLPSSTNPTRPFTVNTLDEHLDMLMVCHHLDPSIAEDLAFAESRIRKETIAAEDILHDIGALSMMSSDSQAMGRIGEVVMRTWQTAHKMKLQRGSLKGDGRNDNGRIKRYIAKYTINPAIAHGVSNHIGSVEPGKLADLVLWSPAFFGVKPDLILKGGMIVAAAMGDPNASIPTPQPVHYRPMFGAFGKARTATSVTFVSKAATENGLREKLGTAKEMVAVENTRGGIGKASLIHNGAMPDIKVDAETYAVTADGELLVCEPAKVLPLAQRYFLF comes from the coding sequence ATGGCTTACACAATCTCACGCGCCGCCTATGCGGACATGTTTGGCCCGACCACGGGCGACCGGATGCGCCTCGCCGATACCGATCTCGTGCTCGAGGTCGAGCGGGATTTCACGACCTATGGCGACGAGGTGAAATTCGGCGGCGGCAAAGTCATTCGCGACGGTATGGGCCAGAGCCAGGTCACCAATGCGGCCGGCGCGGTCGATACCGTCATCACCAACGCGGTCGTGGTCGATCATTGGGGCATCGTGAAAGCCGATGTCGGCCTGAAGAATGGGCGGATCGCGGCAATTGGCAAGGCCGGTAATCCGGACATCCAGCCCGGCGTCACGATCGTGATCGGACCCGGCACCGAAGTCATCGCAGGCGAAGGCAAAATTCTCACGGCCGGCGGGTTTGACGCGCATATTCATTTCATCTGCCCGCAGCAGGTCGACGATGCGCTGATGTCCGGCATCACGACCCTGCTCGGCGGCGGGACGGGTCCGGCGACCGGCACCAATGCGACGACCTGCACGCCCGGCCCTTGGCACATGCACCGCATGATTGAGGCGGCCGATGCTTTTCCGATCAACATCGGGTTCGCGGGCAAGGGGAACGCCGCGCTGCCGGGCGGCCTCGTCGAGCAGATCGAGGCCGGCGCCTGCGCGCTGAAGCTTCATGAGGATTGGGGCACGACCCCGGCCGCCATCGACAATTGCCTGACGGTCGCCGACGAGTATGACGTGCAGGTGATGATCCACACCGACACGCTGAACGAATCCGGTTTCGTGGAGGATACGATCGCGGCCTTCAAGGGCCGCACCATCCATGCTTTCCATACCGAAGGAGCGGGCGGCGGGCATGCGCCCGACATCATCAAGGTGGCCGGCCTCCCGAACGTGCTGCCGTCCTCGACGAATCCGACGCGACCCTTCACGGTCAACACGCTTGACGAACATCTCGACATGCTGATGGTGTGCCACCATCTCGATCCCTCGATCGCCGAGGATCTCGCCTTCGCCGAAAGTCGCATCCGCAAGGAGACGATCGCGGCCGAGGATATCCTGCACGATATCGGCGCACTCTCGATGATGTCATCCGACAGCCAGGCCATGGGCCGCATCGGTGAAGTCGTCATGCGGACGTGGCAGACCGCCCACAAGATGAAGCTGCAGCGCGGCAGCCTGAAGGGCGACGGCCGCAACGACAACGGCCGCATCAAGCGCTACATCGCGAAATATACGATCAATCCGGCCATCGCGCATGGCGTGTCCAACCACATCGGTTCGGTCGAACCCGGCAAGCTGGCCGATCTCGTGCTCTGGTCGCCGGCATTCTTCGGCGTGAAACCCGATCTCATCCTTAAGGGCGGCATGATCGTGGCGGCCGCGATGGGGGATCCGAATGCCTCGATTCCCACCCCGCAGCCGGTGCATTATCGCCCGATGTTTGGCGCGTTCGGCAAGGCGCGTACCGCCACCAGCGTCACCTTCGTGTCGAAAGCCGCGACCGAGAACGGCCTGCGCGAGAAACTCGGCACCGCGAAGGAGATGGTCGCGGTCGAAAATACGCGCGGCGGAATCGGCAAGGCTTCGCTGATCCACAATGGCGCGATGCCGGACATCAAGGTCGATGCCGAAACCTATGCGGTGACGGCCGACGGTGAATTGCTGGTGTGCGAGCCCGCCAAGGTGCTGCCGCTCGCACAGCGCTACTTTCTGTTCTGA
- the ureG gene encoding urease accessory protein UreG produces the protein MSLSQSSSPHGPLRVGIGGPVGSGKTALMEALCKAMAGRYQVCAITNDIYTKEDAEILTRTGALPADRIMGVETGGCPHTAIREDCSMNLAAVDTMTTRFPDLDLVLIESGGDNLAATFSPELADLTIFVIDVSGGDKIPRKGGPGITRSDLLVINKIDLAPFVGADLAVMERDAKKMRGARPFVMTNIRGGEGVQAILRFIETSSGLTAPAAA, from the coding sequence ATGTCGCTTTCGCAGTCCTCGTCGCCACATGGCCCGCTTCGGGTCGGGATCGGCGGTCCGGTCGGGTCGGGCAAGACGGCGTTGATGGAGGCGCTCTGCAAGGCTATGGCGGGTCGCTATCAGGTCTGCGCCATCACCAATGACATCTACACCAAAGAGGATGCCGAGATCCTGACCCGCACCGGGGCGCTACCGGCCGACCGGATCATGGGGGTCGAAACGGGTGGTTGCCCGCATACGGCCATCCGCGAGGATTGCTCGATGAATCTCGCAGCCGTCGACACGATGACGACGCGGTTTCCGGATCTCGATCTCGTTTTGATCGAGTCGGGTGGCGACAATCTCGCCGCGACTTTTTCGCCGGAACTGGCGGATCTCACGATCTTCGTGATCGACGTGTCGGGCGGCGACAAAATCCCGCGCAAGGGTGGCCCCGGCATCACCCGCTCGGATTTGCTGGTCATCAACAAGATCGACCTTGCGCCCTTCGTGGGGGCCGATCTCGCGGTGATGGAGCGCGACGCCAAAAAGATGCGCGGCGCGCGGCCGTTCGTGATGACCAATATCCGGGGCGGCGAGGGCGTCCAGGCGATCCTGCGGTTCATCGAAACCTCAAGCGGCCTGACAGCCCCGGCGGCGGCTTAA
- the rocF gene encoding arginase: protein MPPDHIARSIALFGVPLDAGAGRAGCKMGPEALRVAGLARELRHLGHRVDDRGDLTPDPVDAAFALTGNAKNAALVAGWTRTLDRASYTTLREGAVPVFLGGDHSLAMGTVSGAARLAREAGRPLAVLWLDAHSDFNTPLTSPSGNMHGMPVAFFCGGSGMADILDADRPMVRPQDVYVFGARSIDTDEREAVRHAGINVYDMRSIDELGVVAPIRDILDKVEAAGAMLHVSLDVDFLDPDIAPGVGTTVRGGATYREAHLVMEMIHDRGLATSLDIVELNPFLDDRGKSALLLVELVASLFGRQVFGR, encoded by the coding sequence ATGCCGCCCGACCACATCGCTCGATCCATCGCGCTTTTCGGGGTGCCGCTCGATGCGGGGGCCGGCCGGGCCGGCTGCAAGATGGGACCCGAAGCCCTGCGGGTAGCGGGGCTCGCGCGCGAGTTGCGGCATCTCGGCCACCGCGTCGACGACCGTGGCGATCTCACGCCCGATCCGGTCGACGCTGCCTTTGCGCTGACCGGTAACGCCAAGAACGCGGCGCTGGTGGCGGGCTGGACCCGCACGCTTGATCGAGCTTCCTATACGACCCTCCGCGAGGGCGCCGTCCCGGTGTTCCTGGGCGGCGATCACAGCCTCGCGATGGGCACGGTGTCGGGCGCGGCCCGCTTAGCGCGGGAAGCCGGTCGGCCGCTAGCGGTGCTCTGGCTCGACGCCCATTCGGACTTCAACACCCCGCTGACTTCGCCGTCCGGCAACATGCATGGCATGCCGGTCGCGTTTTTCTGCGGCGGATCGGGCATGGCCGACATCCTCGACGCGGATCGCCCGATGGTTCGCCCGCAAGACGTTTATGTGTTCGGCGCGCGCTCGATCGACACGGACGAGCGTGAGGCGGTCCGACACGCCGGCATCAATGTCTACGACATGCGCTCGATCGACGAATTGGGCGTCGTGGCGCCGATCCGCGACATCCTCGACAAGGTCGAGGCGGCCGGAGCCATGCTGCACGTCAGCCTCGACGTGGATTTCCTCGACCCGGATATCGCGCCGGGAGTCGGCACGACGGTGCGGGGCGGCGCCACCTATCGGGAGGCCCATCTCGTCATGGAAATGATCCACGACCGGGGTCTCGCGACCTCGCTCGACATCGTCGAGCTCAACCCGTTCCTCGACGATCGCGGCAAGAGCGCGCTGCTGCTGGTGGAACTCGTCGCGAGCCTGTTCGGGCGGCAGGTATTCGGACGGTAG
- a CDS encoding urease accessory protein UreD produces the protein MQALGIVPDFVRAAGGVRMVLAARGGRTVALERAESGGYRARFPTQYGETCEAVLINTGGGMAGGDSMRTEVRLLPGASAVVTTQAAEKIYRSQGPDTSVEVALHLEAGSRLAWLPQEMILFADSRWRRDLSADIAADASLTLIESVMFGRTAMREVVDRGLCRDRWRIRRAGRLVFADEIRLDAPVAQLLSPASGGGAHALATVLHVAPDAEDRLDQARLLLQETRSEAGASAWNGMLLVRFVARDAQMLRSDLVRFVEAFRGSPMPRSW, from the coding sequence ATGCAGGCTTTAGGGATCGTCCCGGATTTCGTGCGCGCCGCTGGCGGCGTCCGCATGGTTCTGGCGGCTCGCGGCGGCCGGACCGTGGCGCTCGAACGTGCCGAGAGTGGCGGCTATCGCGCGCGTTTTCCGACTCAATATGGCGAGACCTGCGAAGCCGTGCTGATCAACACCGGCGGCGGCATGGCGGGCGGCGACAGCATGCGGACCGAGGTTCGGTTGCTGCCGGGCGCCTCGGCGGTCGTTACCACCCAGGCGGCCGAGAAGATCTACCGCTCGCAAGGGCCGGACACGTCCGTCGAGGTCGCGCTGCATCTCGAAGCGGGGAGCCGCCTCGCCTGGCTACCGCAGGAGATGATCCTGTTCGCCGATAGCCGCTGGCGGCGCGATCTGTCCGCCGATATCGCCGCGGATGCGTCGCTGACCCTGATCGAAAGCGTGATGTTCGGCCGGACCGCGATGCGCGAAGTGGTCGATCGTGGCCTATGCCGCGACCGCTGGCGCATTCGCCGCGCCGGTCGGCTGGTCTTCGCCGACGAGATCCGGCTCGATGCGCCGGTGGCGCAATTGCTCAGCCCCGCGTCGGGCGGCGGCGCCCATGCGCTGGCCACCGTCTTGCATGTCGCGCCCGATGCCGAGGACCGGCTCGACCAGGCGCGCTTGCTTCTGCAGGAAACCCGATCCGAAGCTGGAGCCAGCGCTTGGAACGGCATGTTGCTGGTCCGCTTTGTGGCGCGAGACGCGCAGATGTTACGATCCGACCTCGTTCGATTCGTGGAAGCGTTCCGCGGCTCGCCGATGCCGCGGTCCTGGTAG